In the genome of Kitasatospora cathayae, one region contains:
- a CDS encoding lysophospholipid acyltransferase family protein — MARRSYAKFGNADYGIWYRFAAVLVKPVTTALVKPDWRGWEHIPKEGGFIAAVNHNSIIDPVIYAHWQYNSGRPPRILGKSSLFSIPFIGFMLRKTGQIPVFRESTDAAQAFRAAIDAVNNGQCVQFYPEGTLTRDPDLWPMTGKNGVARVALMTGAPVIPVAHWGAHEIIPPYGRAGYGKGKFNLFPRHRVTVAAGPAVDLSKYQGLELTAQVLNDATEDIMAAITAVLAEVRGEQPPAERYDMRKAARERAAAALAERRRAKGGPGDNDAEGTVR; from the coding sequence GTGGCCCGCCGCTCGTACGCCAAGTTCGGCAACGCCGACTACGGCATCTGGTACCGCTTCGCGGCCGTGCTGGTGAAGCCGGTGACGACCGCCCTGGTGAAGCCCGACTGGCGGGGCTGGGAGCACATTCCGAAGGAAGGCGGCTTCATTGCCGCGGTGAACCACAATTCGATCATCGACCCGGTGATCTACGCGCACTGGCAGTACAACAGCGGGCGTCCGCCGCGGATTCTCGGGAAGTCCTCGCTGTTCTCGATTCCCTTCATCGGATTCATGCTGCGCAAGACCGGACAGATTCCGGTGTTCCGCGAGTCCACCGACGCCGCACAGGCCTTCCGGGCCGCGATCGACGCCGTCAACAACGGCCAGTGCGTGCAGTTCTACCCGGAGGGAACGCTCACCCGGGATCCGGACCTGTGGCCGATGACCGGCAAGAACGGGGTCGCCCGGGTCGCGCTGATGACCGGTGCGCCGGTCATCCCGGTCGCGCACTGGGGCGCCCACGAGATCATCCCGCCGTACGGCCGGGCCGGTTACGGCAAGGGCAAGTTCAACCTGTTCCCGCGGCACCGGGTGACGGTGGCGGCCGGGCCCGCCGTGGACCTGAGCAAGTACCAGGGCCTGGAGCTCACCGCCCAGGTGCTCAACGACGCGACCGAGGACATCATGGCGGCGATCACCGCCGTGCTGGCCGAGGTCCGCGGCGAGCAGCCGCCGGCCGAGCGCTACGACATGCGCAAGGCCGCCCGCGAGCGGGCCGCAGCCGCGCTGGCCGAACGCCGCCGGGCCAAGGGCGGACCGGGCGACAACGACGCCGAGGGGACGGTCCGGTGA